TTAATGCTTCCATCAGATAAAATTGGTATCATCATATTAGTTTCCTATCTAGCACCAAATAATATAAGGATTTCACATGTTGACTACTAAAGAGCTTATTATAACGTTAAGCGCTAGCACACTACTACTGGGTATATTGAGCGGCTGTTCCACTAATAATGTCAAATACGGTGATGCTAAAGCTGTAGAAACTGTTACCGCTGACTTTGGCTCCACCGATTTACAAACAACTGCTGAATCACTAACCCAATCGTTGTTAGAATCTCGTTATATCACCAAAGGACAAAATCAACCAAAAGTTCGATTGCGTACGGTTAATAATCTCACCTACGAGCATATTGATACCAAAGCAATCACTGATAAAATACGTATTAAGCTTCTAAAATCAGGACAAGTACGCTTCTTAGCAGATAAGTCAAATCTTGGTGACGTTAAAGATGAACGTGATTTTACTGAAGCCGCTACAGCAAATAGAGTAAATCAACCTATGGAAGATGCTGAGTATATTATCACGGGAAATGTTCGCTCTATCAAAAAAGCAAATGATGATATTAAAGACGTTTACTACAATGTGTCTATGGAGCTTGTAAACCCTCAAAACGGGGAAATTTTATGGGCAGATGAAAAAGAGATACGCAAAGTAACATCAAAACCATCCTTAGGATGGTAA
The Sulfuricurvum sp. DNA segment above includes these coding regions:
- the lpoB gene encoding penicillin-binding protein activator LpoB, coding for MLTTKELIITLSASTLLLGILSGCSTNNVKYGDAKAVETVTADFGSTDLQTTAESLTQSLLESRYITKGQNQPKVRLRTVNNLTYEHIDTKAITDKIRIKLLKSGQVRFLADKSNLGDVKDERDFTEAATANRVNQPMEDAEYIITGNVRSIKKANDDIKDVYYNVSMELVNPQNGEILWADEKEIRKVTSKPSLGW